From the Scophthalmus maximus strain ysfricsl-2021 chromosome 11, ASM2237912v1, whole genome shotgun sequence genome, one window contains:
- the LOC118299720 gene encoding flagellar attachment zone protein 1-like, whose amino-acid sequence MQSPVDTMSEEQLFQQNLSAELDALSKKMAREFQVESRKKKNLQEEVEKIKASCHEDIQKHEADILSVRRRAEDLQLELDNEKKSRADIVSESQLLLENLSVERDALRQQMTEELQMERENKQNLLEHLERVRTSYQEDSQKNEAVILNVRQRAEDLQLELDNEKKSRADIVSESQLLLENLSVERDALRQQMTEELQMERENKQNLLEQLDRVRTSYQEDSQKNEAVILNVRQRAEDLQLELDNEKKSRADIVSESQLLLENLRTERDALRQKMAEELQVERGKKQNLQRELETVRASCQEDSQRYEADILTVRQQTENLQLQLDNEMKSRADIVSESQLLLENLSAELDALGQKTVRELQVERENKQNLKEELERVKASYQEDSQRYEADILTVRQRAENLQLELDNDKNSYTDIQKIAEELQEERGKKLNLQEELETVRSLYQQDSLRNEADILSVRQLAEDIQLELDNEKKTRADIVSQSQFLLENLSVERDALRQQMMEELQMERENKQNLLEQLERVRTSYQEDSQKNEAVILNVRQRAEDLQLELDNEKKSRADIVSESQLLLENLSVERDALRQQMTEELQMERENKQNLLEQLERVRTSYQEDSQKNEAVILNVRQRAEDLQLELDNEKKSRADIVSESQLLLENLSVERDALRQQMTEELQMDRENKQNLLEQLERVRTSYQEDSQKNEAAILNVRQRAEDLQLELDNEKKSRADIVSESQLLLENLSVERDALRQQMTEELQMERENKQNLLEQLERVRTSYQEDSQKNEAVILNVRQRAEDLQLELDNEKKTRADIVSQGQFLLENLSAELEALSQKTAEELQVEREKKQNLQEELERVRASYQEDSQRYETDFLTVRQRAEDLQLELENENKSRADIVSQGQFLLENLNAELDALSQKTAEELQVERGKKQNLQEELETVRASYQEDSQRYEADILTVRQRAEDLQLELENEKKSCADIVSQGQLSLENLSAELDALSQKMAEELQAERGKKQNLQEELERVRASYREDSQRYEADFLTVRQRAEGLQLELENEKKSCADIVSQGQLSLENLSAELDALSQKMAEELQVEREKKLNLQEELERVRASYQEDSQRYEADILTVRQRAEDLQLELINEKKSCADIVSQGQFSLENLSAKLDALSQKTAEELQVERAKKRNLQEELERVRASYQGDSQRHEADILTVRRWAEDLQLELDNERKSHTNSVSQGQFLLENLTAELGSLSQKMAKELMVERDKKMLLQEELERVRASYQEDSQRYEADIFTVRQRADNLQLEFENEKKSHADSVSQGQLLLENLRAEQDAFSQRMEEDLRVEREKKIILQEELVRVKASYKKESQRYKNDIRSVRHWAEDLQRVLDTKIKDLTESMSQDQLLLQNLRAGQDAVNQVRASHQANIQKYEADLLTVRHQAGHLQNELDKLQSLMKEFHDPKPMEIEVPDAVPSKQKDSTWKRAQNFLGRKKPPRRRNPEDPENNT is encoded by the coding sequence ATGCAGTCTCCTGTAGACACTATGTCAGAAGAACAGCTCTTCCAGCAAAACCTGAGTGCTGAGCTAGACGCCCTCAGCAAAAAGATGGCGAGAGAATTCCAAGTggagagtagaaaaaaaaagaatctacaagaggaagtggagaaaatCAAAGCTTCATGCCATGAAGACATCCAAAAGCATGAAGCTGATATCCTCAGTGTGAGGCGGCGGGCTGAAGACCTTCAACTTGAGCTTGACAATGAAAAGAAGTCCCGTGCAGACATTGTGTCAGAAAGCCAGCTATTGCTGGAAAACCTGAGTGTTGAGCGGGATGCCCTCCGTCAGCAGATGACGGAAGAACtccagatggagagggaaaataagCAGAATCTCCTAGAACACCTGGAGAGAGTCAGAACTTCATACCAAGAGGACAGCCAAAAGAATGAAGCGGTTATCCTCAATGTGAGGCAGCGGGCTGAAGACCTTCAACTTGAGCTTGACAATGAAAAGAAGTCTCGTGCAGACATTGTGTCAGAAAGTCAGCTCTTGCTGGAAAACCTGAGTGTTGAGCGGGATGCCCTCCGTCAGCAGATGACGGAAGAACtccagatggagagggaaaataaacagaatctCCTAGAACAACTGGATAGAGTCAGAACTTCATACCAAGAGGACAGCCAAAAGAATGAAGCTGTTATCCTCAATGTGAGGCAGCGGGCTGAAGACCTTCAACTTGAGCTTGATAATGAAAAGAAGTCTCGTGCAGATATTGTGTCAGAAAGTCAGCTCTTGCTGGAAAACCTGAGGACAGAGCGGGACGCCCTCCGTCAAAAGATGGCGGAAGAACTCCAggtggagaggggaaaaaaacagaatctccAAAGGGAACTGGAAACAGTCAGAGCTTCATGCCAAGAGGACAGCCAAAGGTATGAAGCTGATATCCTCACTGTGAGGCAGCAGACTGAAAACCTTCAGCTACAGCTTGACAATGAAATGAAGTCTCGTGCAGACATTGTGTCAGAAAGCCAGCTCTTGCTGGAGAACTTGAGTGCTGAGCTGGATGCCCTCGGTCAAAAGACAGTGCGTGAGCTCCAGgtggagagggaaaataaacagaatctCAAAGAAGAACTGGAAAGAGTCAAAGCTTCATACCAAGAGGACAGCCAAAGGTATGAAGCTGATATCCTCACTGTGAGGCAGCGGGCTGAAAACCTTCAGCTTGAGCTTGACAATGATAAGAATTCTTACACAGACATTCAAAAGATAGCAGAAGAActccaggaggagagggggaaaaaactgaatctccaagaagaactggaAACAGTCAGATCTTTATACCAACAGGACAGCCTAAGGAATGAAGCTGATATCCTCAGTGTGAGGCAGCTGGCTGAAGATATTCAGCTTGAGCTTGACAATGAAAAGAAGACTCGTGCAGACATTGTGTCACAAAGCCAGTTCTTGCTGGAAAACCTGAGTGTTGAGCGGGATGCCCTCCGTCAGCAGATGATGGAAGAACtccagatggagagggaaaataaacagaatctCCTAGAACAACTGGAGAGAGTCCGAACTTCATACCAAGAGGACAGCCAAAAGAATGAAGCGGTTATCCTCAATGTGAGGCAGCGGGCTGAAGACCTTCAACTTGAGCTTGACAATGAAAAGAAGTCTCGTGCAGACATTGTGTCAGAAAGTCAGCTCTTGCTGGAAAACCTGAGTGTTGAGCGGGATGCCCTCCGTCAGCAGATGACGGAAGAACtccagatggagagggaaaataaacagaatctCCTAGAACAACTGGAGAGAGTCAGAACTTCATACCAAGAGGACAGCCAAAAGAATGAAGCGGTTATCCTCAATGTGAGGCAGCGGGCTGAAGACCTTCAACTTGAGCTTGACAATGAAAAGAAGTCTCGTGCAGATATTGTGTCAGAAAGTCAGCTCTTGCTGGAAAACCTGAGTGTTGAGCGGGATGCCCTCCGTCAGCAGATGACGGAAGAACTCCAGATGGAtagggaaaataaacagaatctCCTAGAACAACTGGAGAGAGTCAGAACTTCATACCAAGAGGACAGCCAAAAGAATGAAGCGGCTATCCTCAATGTGAGGCAGCGGGCTGAAGACCTTCAACTTGAGCTTGACAATGAAAAGAAGTCTCGTGCAGACATTGTGTCAGAAAGTCAGCTCTTGCTGGAAAACCTGAGTGTTGAGCGGGATGCCCTCCGTCAGCAGATGACAGAAGAACtccagatggagagggaaaataaacagaatctCCTAGAACAACTGGAGAGAGTCAGAACTTCATACCAAGAGGACAGCCAAAAGAATGAAGCGGTTATCCTCAATGTGAGGCAGCGGGCTGAAGACCTTCAACTTGAGCTTGACAATGAAAAGAAGACTCGTGCAGATATTGTGTCACAAGGCCAGTTCTTGCTGGAAAACCTGAGTGCTGAGCTGGAGGCCCTCAGTCAAAAGACGGCGGAAGAACTCCaggtggagagggaaaaaaaacagaatctccaagaagaactggaAAGAGTCAGAGCTTCATACCAAGAGGACAGCCAAAGGTATGAAACTGATTTCCTCACCGTGAGGCAGCGGGCTGAAGACCTTCAGCTTGagcttgaaaatgaaaataagtctCGTGCAGATATTGTATCTCAAGGCCAGTTCTTGCTGGAAAACCTAAATGCTGAGCTGGATGCCCTTAGTCAAAAGACGGCGGAAGAACTCCAggtggagaggggaaaaaaacagaatctgcAAGAAGAACTGGAAACAGTCAGAGCTTCATACCAAGAGGACAGCCAAAGGTATGAAGCTGATATCCTCACTGTGAGGCAGCGGGCGGAAGACCTTCAACttgaacttgaaaatgaaaagaagtctTGCGCAGATATTGTGTCACAAGGCCAGCTCTCGCTGGAAAACCTGAGTGCTGAGCTGGATGCCCTAAGTCAAAAGATGGCGGAAGAACTTCAGgcggagaggggaaaaaaacagaatctccaagaagaactggaAAGAGTCAGAGCTTCATACCGAGAGGACAGCCAAAGGTATGAAGCTGATTTCCTCACCGTGAGGCAGCGGGCTGAAGGCCTTCAACttgaacttgaaaatgaaaagaagtctTGCGCAGATATTGTGTCACAAGGCCAGCTCTCGCTGGAAAACCTTAGTGCTGAGCTGGATGCCCTCAGTCAAAAGATGGCGGAAGAACTCCaggtggagagggaaaaaaaactgaatctccaagaagaactggaAAGAGTCAGAGCTTCATACCAAGAGGACAGCCAAAGGTATGAAGCTGATATCCTCACTGTGAGGCAGCGGGCTGAAGACCTTCAGCTTGAGCttataaatgaaaagaagtcATGCGCAGACATTGTGTCACAAGGCCAGTTCTCACTGGAGAACTTGAGTGCTAAGCTGGATGCCCTCAGTCAAAAGACAGCGGAAGAACTCCAGGTGGAGAGGGCAAAAAAACGGAATCTTCAAGAAGAACTGGAAAGAGTCAGAGCTTCATACCAAGGAGACAGCCAAAGGCATGAAGCTGATATCCTCACTGTGAGGCGGTGGGCTGAAGACCTTCAACTTGAGCTTGACAATGAAAGGAAGTCTCACACAAATAGTGTGTCACAAGGCCAGTTCTTGCTGGAAAACCTGACTGCTGAGCTTGGCTCCCTCAGTCAAAAGATGGCAAAGGAACTCATGGTGGAGAGGgacaaaaaaatgcttctccaagaagaactggaGAGAGTCAGAGCTTCATACCAAGAGGACAGCCAAAGGTATGAAGCTGATATCTTCACTGTGAGGCAGCGGGCTGACAACCTTCAGCttgagtttgaaaatgaaaagaagtcgCATGCAGACAGTGTGTCACAAGGTCAGCTCTTGCTGGAAAACCTGAGGGCCGAGCAAGACGCCTTCAGTcaaaggatggaggaggatctcagggtggagagggagaaaaaaataattctccaagaagaactggTGAGAGTCAAGGCTTCATACAAAAAGGAGAGCCAAAGGTATAAAAACGATATCCGCTCTGTGAGACATTGGGCTGAAGACCTTCAGCGTGTGCTTGACACCAAAATCAAGGATCTTACAGAGAGTATGTCACAAGACCAGCTCTTGCTGCAAAACCTGAGGGCTGGGCAGGATGCTGTCAATCAAGTCAGAGCCTCACACCAAGCAAACATCCAAAAGTATGAAGCTGATTTGCTCACCGTGAGGCACCAGGCTGGCCACCTACAGAATGAGCTTGACAAGCTTCAATCCCTCATGAAGGAGTTCCATGATCCCAAACCCATGGAGATCGAGGTTCCTGATGCGGTCCCCTCAAAGCAAAAGGATTCAACCTGGAAGAGGGCCCAAAACTTTCTGGGACGGAAGAAACCACCGAGACGAAGGAACCCAGAGGATCCTGAGAACAACACCTGA
- the tmem91 gene encoding synapse differentiation-inducing gene protein 1 — protein sequence MENLDELEHPLLGENPNNSRASGPGPGPGTGQAPAGLFHSILVKCEEDRAYPPLAWRGYCGHPPELQQQQLLDPCSLPRTLESFYPPAPMWGHTDSLLSKDYLETTFVDIRPGSTLERKLLAEAQDLHSVSYSMDDEDDLLPDSDDSSIEDFSDTDSESNFPLMIPQDYLGLAFFSMLCCFWPLGIAAFYLSQKTNKASAQGDLQGANAASRQALWLSVLSIVFGIITYICAIAALISYLSGKPP from the exons atggagaatCTGGATGAGCTGGAGCACCCTCTTCTGGGAGAAAACCCCAATAACAGCCGGGCAtcggggccggggccggggcctgGGACTGGACAAGCCCCGGCTGGGCTGTTCCATAGCATCCTGGTTAAGTGCGAGGAGGACAGGGCCTACCCCCCCTTGGCATGGAGGGGCTATTGCGGACATCCTCCCgagctacagcagcagcagctgctggaccCTTGCTCCTTACCTCGCACACTGGAGTCCTTTTACCCACCGGCCCCCATGTGGGGCCACACGGACTCCCTGCTCAGCAAAGACTACCTGGAGACGACCTTCGTGGATATTCGGCCCGGCTCCACACTGGAGAGGAAGCTGTTGGCCGAGGCGCAGGACCTCCACAGCGTGTCCTACAGCatggatgatgaggatgacctGCTTCCCGACTCTGAC GACTCATCCATTGAGGACTTCAGTGATACAGACAGCGAGAGCAACTTCCCTCTAATGATCCCTCAGGACTACCTGGGTCTGGCCTTTTTCTCCATGCTCTGCTGCTTCTGGCCCCTGGGCATCGCTGCCTTCTACCTTTCACAgaag ACCAACAAGGCGTCGGCTCAGGGGGATCTCCAGGGGGCCAACGCGGCGTCGCGCCAGGCTCTGTGGCTCTCGGTGCTCTCCATTGTGTTTGGAATCATAACGTACATCTGTGCCATCGCTGCGTTGATCTCCTACCTGTCGGGAAAACCACCGTAA
- the exosc5 gene encoding exosome complex component RRP46 produces MRGKQMTSSPRDEPLFHGGGVMEACDSSRVSLREFGCEQNLLSRPDGSASFIHGDTSVYAGVYGPAEVKVSKEIYDRATLEVLIQPKVGLPSVRERSQEQCVRETCEASLLLSLHPRSSLTLILQVLHDDGSLLSCFLNAACMALMDAGLPMSCLFCGVTCAIDADGQIITDPTAAQEKESRALMTFAIDSTQRNVLMSSTKGSFSVNELQQCIAVSQTASEKIFQFYRDSVQRRYSKTL; encoded by the exons ATGAGGGGTAAACAGATGACGTCATCCCCCCGCGACGAACCACTTTTCCATGGTGGCGGAGTGATGGAGGCGTGCGACTCTTCACGCGTTTCCCTGAGAGAGTTCGGCTGTGAGCAGAACCTCCTGTCGCGTCCTGACGGATCAGCGTCCTTCATCCATG GAGACACAAGTGTGTACGCTGGAGTGTATGGACCGGCTGAGGTCAAAGTGAGCAAAGAGATCTATGACCGGGCAACGTTGGAGGTGTTGATACAGCCCAAAGTGGGACTGCCAA GTGTAAGGGAGCGATCACAGGAGCAGTGTGTGCGAGAAACCTGTGAGGCATCTCTGCTCTTGTCGCTTCACCCCcgctcctccctcactctcatTCTGCAGGTGTTGCACGATGACGGTTCA CTCTTGTCCTGCTTTTTGAATGCAGCCTGTATGGCTCTCATGGATGCAGGCCTGCCCATGAGTTGCCTGTTCTGTGGAGTGACCTGTGCCATTGACGCAGACGGTCAAATCATCACAGATCCCACTGCAGCTCAGGAAAAG GAAAGTCGAGCTTTGATGACCTTCGCTATTGACAGCACACAACGCAATGTACTGATGTCATCAACCAAAGGATCGTTTTCAGTCAATGAG ctgcagcagtgtatAGCAGTCAGTCAGACGGCGTCGGAGAAGATTTTCCAGTTCTACAGGGACTCTGTCCAGCGACGATACTCCAAAACCCTATGA